One Janthinobacterium sp. TB1-E2 genomic region harbors:
- a CDS encoding phosphonate ABC transporter ATP-binding protein, with the protein MTFQLHKVSVHHAGAPGNALALRELSLDVAQGEQIALIGPSGAGKTSLLHTLACALRPESGTLNILGTSPWQVASAERHRLRARLFLAPQTPPLPPRQRVVNAVLAGRLPQWSLWTAIRSLLAPIDPRTAWEALGKFNLQDKLYARVDRLSGGERQRCGMARALVSNAEVFLVDEPLSALDPTLALQTIHVLQAEATERNATLICSLHQVEIARACFTRIVALRDGEIVFDLPGAKVSDAMIAALYRNKADHALQFEAVETNLDAARPLC; encoded by the coding sequence ATGACATTCCAACTTCACAAGGTCAGCGTCCACCACGCGGGCGCGCCCGGCAATGCGCTGGCCCTGCGCGAACTCAGCCTGGACGTGGCCCAAGGTGAACAGATCGCCCTGATCGGCCCTTCCGGCGCTGGCAAGACCAGCTTGCTGCACACCCTGGCCTGCGCGCTGCGCCCGGAATCGGGTACATTGAACATTCTTGGCACTTCCCCCTGGCAAGTCGCCAGCGCCGAGCGCCACCGCTTGCGCGCGCGCCTGTTCCTGGCGCCGCAGACGCCGCCGCTGCCGCCGCGCCAGCGCGTCGTCAACGCCGTGCTGGCGGGCCGCTTGCCGCAATGGAGTTTGTGGACGGCCATCCGCTCGCTGCTGGCGCCCATCGACCCGCGCACCGCGTGGGAAGCGCTCGGTAAATTCAACTTGCAAGACAAACTGTATGCGCGTGTCGACCGCCTGTCCGGCGGCGAACGCCAGCGCTGCGGTATGGCCCGCGCGCTCGTGTCGAACGCGGAAGTGTTCCTTGTCGACGAACCCTTGTCCGCGCTCGATCCCACACTGGCTTTGCAGACGATCCATGTGCTGCAGGCCGAAGCGACGGAACGCAACGCTACCCTGATCTGCAGCCTGCACCAGGTGGAAATCGCCCGCGCCTGCTTTACGCGCATCGTCGCCCTGCGCGATGGCGAGATTGTCTTCGACTTGCCTGGCGCCAAGGTCAGCGACGCGATGATCGCAGCGCTGTACCGCAACAAGGCCGACCACGCGCTGCAATTCGAGGCCGTGGAAACAAATCTGGACGCCGCGAGGCCCCTTTGCTGA
- the phnE gene encoding phosphonate ABC transporter, permease protein PhnE, translated as MKHPNFGAMPAPAPVRWSTWALLAGLLLLVIASFATLPLKWGEFFSADAVRTSADFLHGFAPPELAPNFLMKVGVATFETLAMSAIGTVIAALVGALLALPASGRFGRLARNATRAVLNVLRSIPELVWASILLIAAGLGPFAGTLALALHTMGVLGRLFADAFENCPPLPAATLRINGARPAVAFLYATLPQCGPQMMSYTLYRWENNIRAAAILGVVGAGGLGQMLKYHLSLFQMQNAATVIVAMLLMVAAVDGLSYLLRRAMTR; from the coding sequence ATGAAGCATCCGAATTTCGGCGCGATGCCCGCGCCTGCACCCGTGCGGTGGTCGACCTGGGCCTTGCTGGCCGGTTTGCTGCTGCTGGTCATCGCCAGCTTCGCCACCCTGCCCCTGAAATGGGGCGAATTCTTCAGCGCCGACGCCGTGCGCACGAGCGCCGACTTCCTGCACGGCTTCGCCCCGCCCGAACTGGCGCCGAACTTCCTCATGAAAGTGGGCGTCGCCACGTTCGAGACCCTGGCCATGTCGGCCATCGGCACGGTGATCGCGGCACTCGTGGGCGCGCTGCTGGCCCTGCCCGCCAGCGGCCGCTTTGGTCGCTTGGCGCGCAATGCCACGCGCGCGGTGCTCAACGTGCTGCGCTCGATTCCCGAACTGGTATGGGCTTCGATTCTGCTGATCGCCGCCGGCCTGGGCCCGTTCGCGGGCACCCTGGCGCTAGCGCTGCACACGATGGGCGTGCTGGGCCGATTGTTTGCCGATGCGTTTGAGAATTGCCCGCCCTTGCCGGCCGCCACCTTGCGCATCAATGGCGCGCGTCCTGCCGTGGCGTTCCTGTACGCCACCTTGCCCCAGTGCGGTCCGCAGATGATGTCGTACACCTTGTACCGCTGGGAAAACAATATCCGCGCCGCCGCCATCCTCGGCGTCGTCGGTGCTGGCGGCCTGGGGCAAATGCTGAAATACCATCTGTCGCTGTTCCAGATGCAGAACGCCGCTACCGTCATCGTCGCCATGCTGCTGATGGTGGCCGCCGTCGATGGCCTCAGCTACCTGCTGCGCCGCGCGATGACCCGTTAA
- a CDS encoding PhnE/PtxC family ABC transporter permease, with protein MPRDPAWRGRLTGAAVVLLVLWPMLVQAEFKPWILWDAQSLAATWQFIASFVPPAHSLEFLQLVAISSWETIAMATAGMALAMLGAIPLTLLVTERLSISRIGSGRVSPLAASVRHAVRALLVLLRSVPELVWALLLVRIVGLGPTAGVIAIALTYCGMLGKVYAEILESSDASACNALLHNGSGRLQALLYGALPESAAELVSYTIYRWECAIRGSVVMGFVGAGGLGQRMDESMKMMAGSELATMLMVFVLLVAGADAVSAMLRRRLA; from the coding sequence ATGCCGCGCGACCCCGCCTGGCGCGGCCGCCTGACCGGCGCTGCCGTCGTGCTGCTCGTGCTGTGGCCGATGCTGGTGCAGGCCGAATTCAAGCCGTGGATCTTATGGGATGCGCAAAGCCTGGCCGCCACCTGGCAATTCATCGCCAGCTTCGTGCCGCCCGCCCACTCGCTGGAATTCCTGCAACTGGTAGCTATTTCCAGCTGGGAAACCATAGCCATGGCCACGGCCGGCATGGCGCTGGCCATGCTGGGCGCCATTCCATTGACCCTGCTGGTGACGGAGCGCCTGTCGATTTCGCGCATCGGTTCAGGCCGAGTGTCGCCGCTGGCTGCCAGCGTGCGCCACGCAGTCCGTGCGCTGCTGGTGTTGCTGCGCAGCGTGCCGGAACTGGTCTGGGCTCTATTATTAGTGCGCATCGTCGGCTTGGGACCGACGGCGGGCGTGATCGCCATTGCCCTCACCTATTGCGGCATGCTGGGCAAGGTGTATGCGGAAATCCTTGAATCGTCGGATGCGTCCGCCTGCAACGCCCTGCTCCACAATGGCAGCGGCAGATTACAAGCCTTGCTGTACGGCGCCCTGCCCGAATCGGCCGCCGAACTGGTGTCATACACGATTTACCGCTGGGAATGCGCGATCCGCGGCTCCGTCGTCATGGGTTTTGTCGGCGCGGGCGGCCTGGGCCAGCGCATGGATGAATCGATGAAGATGATGGCGGGCAGTGAACTGGCCACCATGCTGATGGTGTTCGTGCTGCTGGTGGCGGGCGCCGACGCCGTGTCCGCCATGCTGCGCCGGAGGCTGGCATGA